One region of Brassica napus cultivar Da-Ae chromosome A10, Da-Ae, whole genome shotgun sequence genomic DNA includes:
- the LOC106387776 gene encoding CCR4-NOT transcription complex subunit 3 isoform X1: MGASRKLQGEIDRVLKKVQEGVDVFDSIWNKWNVYDSDNVNQKEKFEADLKKEIKKLQRYRDQIKTWIQSSEIKDKKVSASYEQSLVDARKLIEREMERFKICEKETKTKAFSKEGLGQQPKTDPKEKAKSETRDWLNNVVSELESQIDSFEAELEGLSVKKGKTRPPRLTHLETSISRHKDHIIKLELILRLLDNDELSPEQVNDVKDFLDDYVERNQDDFDEFSDVDELYSTLPLDEVEGLEDLVTAGPLVKGTPLSMKSSLAAPVPAPQVRSISLPDDTTVPDSNSETLPKTPPAKNGASLNSAPSTPVGGRSSLNVPVINVPNAPVVVSTSIPVQTSTESMGSLSPVAAKEEDATTLSSRKPPSSVPDAPLRGIGRVSSPNQSQPSQPLSPSPANGARISATSAAEVAKRNIMGVESNVQPLSSPSKMVLSPAAKVNDGTASDSNPGDVAASISRAYSPSIVSGSQWRPGSPFQSQSETVRGRTEIAPDQREKFLERYQQVNHGNLLGMPSLSGGNEMQFSSQQQNPLLQQSSAMSPHGSMGFQAPGFSVMSSASLQQPSNAMTQQMGQQPSVADVDHGRNDDQLLQNLPYDSSSLAASKTIPNEDDSKGLFDTPSGMPSYMLDQVPVTRDGPDFSPGQPIQPGQPSSSLGVIGRRSNSELGAIGDPSALGPMHDQMHNLQMLEAAYYRLPQPKDSERPRPYTPRNPAITPQTFPQTQAPIVNNPLFWERLGSDAYGTDTLFFAFYYQQNSYQQYLAAKELKKQSWRYHRKFNTWFQRHKEPKIATDEYEQGAYVYFDFQTPKDESQDGGWIQRIKNEFTFEYSYLEDELAV, encoded by the exons ATGGGTGCGAGTCGGAAATTACAAGGCGAGATAGATCGGGTGCTGAAGAAGGTTCAAGAAGGCGTTGATGTTTTCGACAGCATCTGGAACAAG TGGAAT GTATATGATTCAGATAATGTAAACCAAAAGGAGAAGTTTGAGGCGGACTTgaagaaggagatcaagaagtTGCAGCGGTATAGGGACCAGATCAAGACTTGGATTCAGTCTAGTGAGATCAAAGATAAAAAA GTCAGTGCATCTTATGAGCAGTCCCTGGTTGACGCTCGGAAGCTCATTGAGCGAGAAATGGAGAGGTTTAAGATCTGTGAGAAAGAGACCAAGACTAAAGCCTTCTCTAAGGAAGGACTGGGTCAGCAACCTAAAACT GACCCAAAAGAGAAAGCAAAGTCCGAGACACGAGATTGGTTGAACAATGTG GTGAGTGAACTCGAGTCACAGATTGATAGCTTTGAAGCTGAATTGGAAGGACTATCTGTCAAAAAAGGAAAGACAAGGCCACCCAGACTG ACACATCTTGAAACATCTATTTCAAGGCACAAAGATCATATAATAAAGTTGGAATTGATTTTGAGGCTTCTGGACAATGATGAACTAAGTCCAGAACAAGTAAATGATGTCAAAGATTTTCTGGATGATTATGTTGAACGAAATCAG GATGATTTTGACGAATTCAGTGATGTTGACGAGCTGTATAGCACGCTGCCGCTTGATGAGGTGGAGGGTCTTGAAGATTTAGTTACTGCTGGCCCCCTTGTCAAG GGTACTCCTCTGAGCATGAAGAGTTCTTTGGCAGCACCAGTACCAGCACCTCAAGTTCGG AGCATAAGTTTGCCAGATGACACAACTGTACCGGATAGCAATTCGGAGACACTTCCAAAAACCCCTCCCGCAAAGAATGGCGCAAGCCTTAACTCAGCACCATCAACACCCGTTGGGGGACGTTCAAGTTTGAATGTTCCCGTCATTAATGTTCCAAATGCACCAGTTGTCGTATCAACTTCTATTCCTGTTCAAACTTCCACGGAAAGCATGGGAAGTTTGTCTCCAGTGGCCGCAAAGGAAGAAGACGCAACAACCTTGTCTTCCCGTAAACCACCCTCATCTGTTCCTGATGCTCCATTGAGGGGCATTGGTAGGGTTAGTAGCCCCAACCAGTCCCAACCAAGTCAGCCTCTGTCTCCTAGTCCTGCTAATGGAGCTCGCATTAGTGCTACTTCAGCAGCTGAAGTTGCAAAGAGGAATATAATGGGAGTTGAGAGCAACGTCCAACCTCTGAGTTCTCCGAGCAAAATGGTATTGTCACCAGCCGCGAAGGTTAATGATGGAACTGCCTCTGATAGCAACCCCGGTGATGTTGCAGCAAGTATCAGTAGAGCATATTCACCGTCTATTGTATCTGGTTCGCAGTGGAGGCCTGGGAGTCCCTTTCAGAGTCAGAGTGAAACG gTCCGTGGAAGAACTGAAATAGCACCAGATCAAAGAGAGAAATTCTTAGAGCGGTACCAGCAAGTAAACCATGGGAACCTCTTAGGCATGCCTTCTCTATCTGGAGGAAACGAGATGCAGTTTTCTTCACAACAGCAAAATCCTCTTTTACAGCAG agtTCTGCCATGTCTCCTCATGGTAGCATGGGATTTCAGGCACCAGGTTTTAGTGTCATGAGTTCTGCCTCATTACAACAGCCGTCAAATGCCATGACTCAACAAATGGGTCAGCAGCCTTCTGTTGCAG ATGTAGATCATGGCAGAAATGATGATCAGCTTCTACAAAACTTACCTTATGATTCATCTTCCTTAGCAGCTTCAAAAACCATTCCGAATGAGGATGATTCTAAAGGTCTATTTGATACTCCG TCGGGAATGCCCAGCTACATGTTGGATCAAGTACCGGTAACTAGGGACGGTCCTGATTTCTCTCCTGGGCAACCCATTCAACCCGGCCAACCATCAAGTAGCCTCGGTGTCATTGGACGCAGAAGTAACTCTGAATTAGGAGCCATTGGTGACCCTTCGGCTTTAGGGCCAATGCATGATCAGATGCACAATCTCCAGATGCTTGAAGCTGCTTACTATAGACTTCCTCAACCCAAAGATTCAGAACGTCCTAGACCCTATACTCCG AGGAATCCAGCAATTACACCTCAAACATTTCCCCAAACACAAGCGCCAATCGTAAACAACCCTTTGTTCTGGGAACGTTTAGGCAGCGATGCTTATGGAACCGATACATTGTTCTTTGCATTTTATTATCAGCAG aactcatatcagcagtaTCTAGCGGCAAAAGAGCTGAAGAAACAGTCATGGAGATACCACAGAAAGTTCAACACATGGTTTCAGAGACATAAGGAGCCAAAGATTGCAACTGATGAGTATGAACAAGGAGCCTATGTTTACTTTGATTTCCAAACCCCCAAAGACGAGAGCCAAGACGGAGGATG GATTCAAAGGATCAAAAACGAGTTCACGTTTGAATACAGTTATCTTGAAGATGAACTCGCCGTATAG
- the LOC106386660 gene encoding glucan endo-1,3-beta-glucosidase 8-like, whose amino-acid sequence MSNHRKQSTTTVIFLCITISSLSFFSSHVSALGVNWGTMATHQLPPKTVVQMLKDNNVQKVKLFDADTNTMVALAGSGIEVMVAIPNDQLKAMGSYNRAKDWVRRNITRFNDDIKIKYVAVGNEPFLTSYNGSFINLTYPALFNIQKALNEAGVGDFIKATVPSNADVYSSPPENPVPSAGRFRQDIYEEMRLIVNFLAHNKAPFTVNIYPFLSLYLSSDFPFDYAFFNGQNTVNDNGNGVVYTNVFDANFDTLLASLKELGHGDMTVIVGEVGWPTDGDKNANIPNAERFYAGLLPKLAANRGTPMRPGYIEVYLFGFIDEDAKSIAPGNFERHWGIFKYDGQPKFPAELSGEGEKKALTGAQNVQYLQSQWCMLNPNAISFSNSTNQLGDNVNYACTFSDCTALGYGSSCGNLDEVGNASYAFNMYFQVQNQKAEACDFEGLAMITTKNISRDQCNFPIQIGDPTSGHCMYGGSSVRFGLVSMLLLFMAL is encoded by the exons ATGAGTAATCATAGGAAGCAGAGCACCACCACCGTCATCTTCCTCTGCATCACCATCTCCTCCTTATCTTTCTTCTCCAGCCACGTCTCCGCCTTGGGAGTAAACTGGGGAACAATGGCGACCCACCAGCTCCCTCCAAAGACAGTAGTACAGATGTTAAAAGACAACAACGTGCAAAAGGTAAAGCTTTTCGACGCAGACACAAACACCATGGTAGCTCTTGCCGGCTCCGGCATCGAAGTTATGGTCGCAATCCCTAACGACCAGCTCAAAGCCATGGGAAGCTACAACAGAGCTAAAGATTGGGTCCGAAGAAACATCACTCGTTTCAACGACGACATCAAAATCAA GTACGTCGCTGTAGGGAACGAACCCTTCTTAACATCTTACAACGGATCATTCATAAACCTAACGTACCCAGCACTCTTCAACATCCAAAAAGCACTAAACGAAGCCGGAGTCGGAGACTTCATCAAAGCCACCGTACCTTCAAACGCCGACGTCTACAGCTCTCCCCCGGAGAATCCCGTCCCATCCGCGGGGAGATTCCGACAAGACATCTACGAAGAGATGAGACTCATAGTGAACTTCTTAGCTCACAACAAAGCTCCCTTCACGGTCAACATCTACCCTTTCCTTAGCCTCTACCTAAGCAGCGACTTCCCTTTCGACTACGCCTTCTTCAACGGCCAAAACACCGTCAACGATAACGGCAACGGCGTCGTCTACACTAACGTCTTCGACGCCAACTTCGACACGCTCTTGGCTTCGCTTAAAGAGTTAGGACACGGAGACATGACTGTTATAGTCGGAGAAGTTGGTTGGCCAACGGACGGCGACAAGAACGCTAACATCCCAAACGCGGAACGCTTCTACGCAGGCCTTCTTCCGAAGCTAGCTGCCAACAGAGGCACACCCATGCGTCCCGGCTACATCGAAGTGTACCTCTTCGGATTCATCGACGAGGACGCGAAGAGTATAGCTCCTGGGAACTTCGAGCGTCACTGGGGGATATTCAAGTACGATGGCCAGCCGAAGTTTCCAGCTGAATTATCAGGGGAAGGTGAGAAGAAGGCCTTGACAGGAGCTCAGAACGTTCAGTACTTGCAGAGCCAGTGGTGTATGTTGAATCCTAACGCGATCAGTTTTAGTAACAGTACTAACCAGCTTGGAGATAACGTGAACTACGCGTGTACTTTCTCTGACTGTACTGCTTTGGGGTATGGTTCGTCTTGTGGGAATCTTGATGAGGTTGGGAACGCGTCGTATGCGTTTAATATGTATTTTCAGGTGCAGAATCAGAAGGCAGAGGCGTGTGACTTTGAAGGGCTTGCGATGATTACTACTAAGAATATTTCGAGAGATCAGTGTAATTTCCCTATACAGATTGGTGATCCAACGTCAGGGCATTGTATGTATGGTGGTTCTAGTGTCCGGTTCGGTCTGGTTAGTATGTTACTGCTCTTTATGGCACTATGA
- the LOC106394670 gene encoding NADPH-dependent aldehyde reductase-like protein, chloroplastic — protein sequence MAAASSPPYSLAGRVAIVTGSSRGIGRAIAIHLAELGAKVVINYTTRSTDADQGAAEINSSAGAGLEPVAVVFRADISNSNQVESLFDAAEKAFNSPVHILVNSAGIVDPNYPTIANTPIDDFNRIFRVNTRGSFLCCKEAAKRLKRGGGGRIILLTSSLTEALIPGQGAYTASKAAVETMVKILAKELKGTGITANCVSPGPVATEMFFSGKSEETVKSIIERSPFGRLGETRDIAPVVGFLASDGGEWINGQVIVANGAFLK from the exons ATGGCTGCAGCTTCTTCTCCGCCGTACTCCCTCGCCGGCCGAGTCGCGATAGTCACCGGTTCATCTCGTGGCATCGGCCGAGCCATAGCCATACACCTCGCCGAGCTCGGCGCAAAGGTAGTCATCAACTACACCACCAGATCCACTGACGCCGACCAAGGCGCCGCGGAAATCAACTCATCCGCCGGTGCTGGTCTGGAACCGGTAGCCGTCGTGTTCCGCGCCGATATCTCGAACTCAAACCAGGTAGAGTCCCTCTTCGACGCGGCGGAGAAAGCCTTCAACTCGCCGGTTCACATCCTGGTTAACTCGGCTGGGATCGTCGACCCCAACTACCCCACCATCGCCAACACTCCCATTGATGATTTCAATCGCATTTTCAG GGTGAACACGAGAGGATCATTCTTGTGCTGCAAAGAAGCTGCGAAGAGGCTAAAACGTGGAGGCGGTGGTCGGATCATACTCCTGACTTCTTCCTTAACCGAGGCGTTAATCCCAGGACAAGGAGCTTACACAGCATCCAAAGCAGCCGTTGAAACAATGGTCAAGATTCTCGCCAAGGAACTCAAAGGCACAGGGATCACTGCGAACTGTGTTTCTCCAGGTCCTGTCGCCACTGAGATGTTCTTCAGTGGGAAGAGCGAGGAAACAGTGAAGAGCATCATCGAAAGGAGCCCTTTTGGTAGGCTTGGTGAGACCAGAGACATTGCTCCTGTCGTTGGTTTCTTGGCTAGTGATGGTGGTGAGTGGATCAATGGCCAAGTCATTGTTGCTAACGGTGCATTCCTCAAATGA
- the LOC106387776 gene encoding CCR4-NOT transcription complex subunit 3 isoform X2 translates to MGASRKLQGEIDRVLKKVQEGVDVFDSIWNKVYDSDNVNQKEKFEADLKKEIKKLQRYRDQIKTWIQSSEIKDKKVSASYEQSLVDARKLIEREMERFKICEKETKTKAFSKEGLGQQPKTDPKEKAKSETRDWLNNVVSELESQIDSFEAELEGLSVKKGKTRPPRLTHLETSISRHKDHIIKLELILRLLDNDELSPEQVNDVKDFLDDYVERNQDDFDEFSDVDELYSTLPLDEVEGLEDLVTAGPLVKGTPLSMKSSLAAPVPAPQVRSISLPDDTTVPDSNSETLPKTPPAKNGASLNSAPSTPVGGRSSLNVPVINVPNAPVVVSTSIPVQTSTESMGSLSPVAAKEEDATTLSSRKPPSSVPDAPLRGIGRVSSPNQSQPSQPLSPSPANGARISATSAAEVAKRNIMGVESNVQPLSSPSKMVLSPAAKVNDGTASDSNPGDVAASISRAYSPSIVSGSQWRPGSPFQSQSETVRGRTEIAPDQREKFLERYQQVNHGNLLGMPSLSGGNEMQFSSQQQNPLLQQSSAMSPHGSMGFQAPGFSVMSSASLQQPSNAMTQQMGQQPSVADVDHGRNDDQLLQNLPYDSSSLAASKTIPNEDDSKGLFDTPSGMPSYMLDQVPVTRDGPDFSPGQPIQPGQPSSSLGVIGRRSNSELGAIGDPSALGPMHDQMHNLQMLEAAYYRLPQPKDSERPRPYTPRNPAITPQTFPQTQAPIVNNPLFWERLGSDAYGTDTLFFAFYYQQNSYQQYLAAKELKKQSWRYHRKFNTWFQRHKEPKIATDEYEQGAYVYFDFQTPKDESQDGGWIQRIKNEFTFEYSYLEDELAV, encoded by the exons ATGGGTGCGAGTCGGAAATTACAAGGCGAGATAGATCGGGTGCTGAAGAAGGTTCAAGAAGGCGTTGATGTTTTCGACAGCATCTGGAACAAG GTATATGATTCAGATAATGTAAACCAAAAGGAGAAGTTTGAGGCGGACTTgaagaaggagatcaagaagtTGCAGCGGTATAGGGACCAGATCAAGACTTGGATTCAGTCTAGTGAGATCAAAGATAAAAAA GTCAGTGCATCTTATGAGCAGTCCCTGGTTGACGCTCGGAAGCTCATTGAGCGAGAAATGGAGAGGTTTAAGATCTGTGAGAAAGAGACCAAGACTAAAGCCTTCTCTAAGGAAGGACTGGGTCAGCAACCTAAAACT GACCCAAAAGAGAAAGCAAAGTCCGAGACACGAGATTGGTTGAACAATGTG GTGAGTGAACTCGAGTCACAGATTGATAGCTTTGAAGCTGAATTGGAAGGACTATCTGTCAAAAAAGGAAAGACAAGGCCACCCAGACTG ACACATCTTGAAACATCTATTTCAAGGCACAAAGATCATATAATAAAGTTGGAATTGATTTTGAGGCTTCTGGACAATGATGAACTAAGTCCAGAACAAGTAAATGATGTCAAAGATTTTCTGGATGATTATGTTGAACGAAATCAG GATGATTTTGACGAATTCAGTGATGTTGACGAGCTGTATAGCACGCTGCCGCTTGATGAGGTGGAGGGTCTTGAAGATTTAGTTACTGCTGGCCCCCTTGTCAAG GGTACTCCTCTGAGCATGAAGAGTTCTTTGGCAGCACCAGTACCAGCACCTCAAGTTCGG AGCATAAGTTTGCCAGATGACACAACTGTACCGGATAGCAATTCGGAGACACTTCCAAAAACCCCTCCCGCAAAGAATGGCGCAAGCCTTAACTCAGCACCATCAACACCCGTTGGGGGACGTTCAAGTTTGAATGTTCCCGTCATTAATGTTCCAAATGCACCAGTTGTCGTATCAACTTCTATTCCTGTTCAAACTTCCACGGAAAGCATGGGAAGTTTGTCTCCAGTGGCCGCAAAGGAAGAAGACGCAACAACCTTGTCTTCCCGTAAACCACCCTCATCTGTTCCTGATGCTCCATTGAGGGGCATTGGTAGGGTTAGTAGCCCCAACCAGTCCCAACCAAGTCAGCCTCTGTCTCCTAGTCCTGCTAATGGAGCTCGCATTAGTGCTACTTCAGCAGCTGAAGTTGCAAAGAGGAATATAATGGGAGTTGAGAGCAACGTCCAACCTCTGAGTTCTCCGAGCAAAATGGTATTGTCACCAGCCGCGAAGGTTAATGATGGAACTGCCTCTGATAGCAACCCCGGTGATGTTGCAGCAAGTATCAGTAGAGCATATTCACCGTCTATTGTATCTGGTTCGCAGTGGAGGCCTGGGAGTCCCTTTCAGAGTCAGAGTGAAACG gTCCGTGGAAGAACTGAAATAGCACCAGATCAAAGAGAGAAATTCTTAGAGCGGTACCAGCAAGTAAACCATGGGAACCTCTTAGGCATGCCTTCTCTATCTGGAGGAAACGAGATGCAGTTTTCTTCACAACAGCAAAATCCTCTTTTACAGCAG agtTCTGCCATGTCTCCTCATGGTAGCATGGGATTTCAGGCACCAGGTTTTAGTGTCATGAGTTCTGCCTCATTACAACAGCCGTCAAATGCCATGACTCAACAAATGGGTCAGCAGCCTTCTGTTGCAG ATGTAGATCATGGCAGAAATGATGATCAGCTTCTACAAAACTTACCTTATGATTCATCTTCCTTAGCAGCTTCAAAAACCATTCCGAATGAGGATGATTCTAAAGGTCTATTTGATACTCCG TCGGGAATGCCCAGCTACATGTTGGATCAAGTACCGGTAACTAGGGACGGTCCTGATTTCTCTCCTGGGCAACCCATTCAACCCGGCCAACCATCAAGTAGCCTCGGTGTCATTGGACGCAGAAGTAACTCTGAATTAGGAGCCATTGGTGACCCTTCGGCTTTAGGGCCAATGCATGATCAGATGCACAATCTCCAGATGCTTGAAGCTGCTTACTATAGACTTCCTCAACCCAAAGATTCAGAACGTCCTAGACCCTATACTCCG AGGAATCCAGCAATTACACCTCAAACATTTCCCCAAACACAAGCGCCAATCGTAAACAACCCTTTGTTCTGGGAACGTTTAGGCAGCGATGCTTATGGAACCGATACATTGTTCTTTGCATTTTATTATCAGCAG aactcatatcagcagtaTCTAGCGGCAAAAGAGCTGAAGAAACAGTCATGGAGATACCACAGAAAGTTCAACACATGGTTTCAGAGACATAAGGAGCCAAAGATTGCAACTGATGAGTATGAACAAGGAGCCTATGTTTACTTTGATTTCCAAACCCCCAAAGACGAGAGCCAAGACGGAGGATG GATTCAAAGGATCAAAAACGAGTTCACGTTTGAATACAGTTATCTTGAAGATGAACTCGCCGTATAG
- the LOC106387774 gene encoding ADP-glucose phosphorylase, which produces MASPTDHGGDSVETRSPELRKDPVTNRWVIFSPARAKRPTDFKSKSPENPNPKPSSCPFCIGREHECAPEIFRVPPDNDPNWKIRVIENLYPALSRNLETQSKHTGTNRTIVGFGFHDVVIEAPLHSIQLSDIDPVGIGDVMIAYRKRIEQIAKHDSINYIQVFKNHGASAGASMSHSHSQIMALPVVPPTVSSRLDGTKSYFEETGKCCLCEAKSKHFVIDESSHFVSVAPYAATYPFEVWIVPKDHSSHFHHLDDVKDVDLGGLLKLMLQKIAKQLNDPPYNYMIHTSPLKVAESQLPYTHWFLQIVPQLSGVGGFEMGSGCYINPVFPEDVAKVLREVSLA; this is translated from the exons ATGGCGTCACCGACTGATCACGGCGGCGACTCGGTTGAGACTCGGTCTCCGGAGCTCAGAAAGGATCCGGTGACTAACCGCTGGGTCATATTCTCTCCCGCCCGAGCTAAGAGACCGACTGATTTCAAATCGAAATCTCCAGAGAACCCTAATCCCAAACCTTCCTCTTGCCCCTTCTGCATCGGCCGCGAGCACGAGTGCGCTCCGGAGATATTCCGCGTCCCGCCGGATAACGACCCGAATTGGAAAATCCGGGTCATCGAGAATCTCTACCCGGCTCTAAGCAGGAATCTCGAGACCCAATCGAAGCATACGGGTACGAATCGGACtatcgtcgggttcggattcCACGACGTGGTGATCGAAGCTCCTCTTCACTCGATTCAGCTCTCCGATATCGATCCGGTGGGTATCGGCGATGTTATGATCGCCTATAGGAAGAGGATCGAGCAAATCGCGAAACACGATTCCATCAATTACATTCAG GTGTTCAAGAACCATGGCGCGTCGGCTGGAGCATCGATGAGTCACTCACACAGTCAGATAATGGCTCTCCCTGTTGTTCCTCCTACAGTTTCTTCACGACTTGATGGTACGAAAAGTTACTTCGAGGAGACTGGGAAGTGTTGTCTTTGTGAAGCTAAATCAAAACACTTTGTGATCGATGAGTCGTCTCATTTTGTTTCTGTGGCTCCTTATGCTGCTACGTATCCCTTTGAGGTTTGGATTGTTCCTAAGGATCACTCTTCCCACTTCCATCATCTTGATGACGTCAAG GATGTTGATCTTGGAGGACTTTTGAAACTCATGCTTCAGAAGATTGCAAAGCAACTAAACGACCCTCCGTATAATTACATGATCCATACTTCTCCCCTCAAGGTGGCAGAGTCACAGTTACCTTACACGCACTGGTTCTTACAGATCGTTCCTCAGCTTTCCGGGGTTGGTGGGTTTGAGATGGGCTCAGGGTGTTACATAAACCCAGTTTTCCCGGAGGATGTAGCAAAGGTTTTGCGGGAAGTTAGCCTTGCTTGA